In the genome of Polaribacter sp. MED152, one region contains:
- a CDS encoding M48 family metallopeptidase: MQPTTLFYILIAIIVVSFLIDQILDYINSKHFNDKIPAKLADVYNQEEYAKSQSYKKENARFSLVSSSFSLCLTLLFFFLEGFKWVDEIARNITSNSILVALIFFGIIMLASDVLAIPFQFYKTFVIEEKFGFNKSTKITFWLDKVKGWIMSIILGGGILSLIIWFYEFFGPNFWIYAWALIAIFSLFMNMFYAKLIVPLFNKQTPLEDGELKFAIEKYAKKVGFTINNIFVIDGSKRSTKANAYFSGFGAQRRITLFDTLINDLETEEIVAVLAHEVGHYKKKHIIFNLITSVLLTGFTLYILSFFVNSPILSKALGVATPSFHIGLIAFGILYSPISEITGLFMNYMSRKFEYQADNYAKNTFKAAPLISSLKKLSKNSLSNLTPHPAYVFMHYSHPTLLNRVKNLES; encoded by the coding sequence ATGCAACCCACTACCCTATTTTACATTTTAATTGCAATTATAGTTGTAAGTTTTTTAATTGATCAAATTTTAGATTATATAAATAGCAAACACTTTAATGATAAAATACCCGCAAAATTAGCAGACGTTTACAATCAAGAAGAATATGCAAAATCTCAATCTTACAAAAAGGAAAATGCTAGGTTTTCTTTAGTAAGCTCATCCTTTTCTCTATGTTTAACCTTATTATTCTTTTTTCTAGAAGGCTTTAAATGGGTTGATGAAATTGCAAGAAATATAACATCAAATTCAATTTTAGTTGCTTTAATTTTCTTTGGTATTATTATGTTGGCTTCCGATGTTTTAGCTATACCCTTTCAATTTTATAAAACTTTTGTAATTGAAGAAAAATTTGGTTTTAATAAATCTACCAAAATAACTTTTTGGTTAGATAAAGTAAAAGGTTGGATAATGTCTATTATTCTTGGAGGAGGAATTCTATCACTCATCATATGGTTTTATGAGTTTTTTGGACCTAACTTTTGGATTTACGCTTGGGCATTAATTGCTATTTTCTCGCTATTCATGAACATGTTTTACGCTAAATTAATTGTTCCTTTATTCAACAAACAGACACCTTTAGAAGATGGAGAATTAAAGTTTGCTATAGAAAAATATGCTAAAAAGGTTGGTTTTACCATAAACAATATATTTGTAATCGATGGCTCTAAACGCTCTACCAAGGCTAATGCTTACTTTTCTGGTTTTGGTGCTCAGAGAAGAATTACGCTTTTTGATACACTTATAAATGATTTAGAAACAGAAGAAATTGTTGCTGTTTTAGCTCATGAAGTTGGCCATTACAAGAAAAAACATATCATTTTTAATTTGATAACCTCTGTTCTACTCACAGGATTTACGCTTTACATTTTATCATTTTTTGTGAATTCACCAATATTATCAAAAGCATTGGGTGTTGCAACTCCAAGTTTTCACATTGGTTTAATAGCATTCGGAATTTTATATTCACCTATTTCAGAAATTACAGGTTTATTCATGAACTATATGTCTCGTAAATTTGAATATCAGGCAGATAATTATGCCAAAAATACTTTTAAAGCAGCACCATTAATATCTTCACTTAAAAAATTATCTAAAAACAGTTTAAGTAATTTAACCCCACATCCTGCTTATGTTTTTATGCATTATTCTCATCCAACTTTATTAAATAGAGTTAAAAATTTAGAATCTTAA
- the ppgK gene encoding polyphosphate--glucose phosphotransferase — translation MKILGIDVGGSGIKAAIVNTKTGELLTERHRIPTPKPATPVAVAKVIKEMTDHFNWTKAVGCSFPTTIVKGKCIHTGNLSKDWLNVKVDKLFKKETKLPFFISNDADLAGVAEVNLGAGKNEKGVTIVITIGTGIGSGLFFNKKLIPNLELGKLLHSNGEIIEFYAADSIRKKEELTLKEWALRFDELLEYTRVVFSPSLIILGGGISKKYENFKEYLETDVPIKVAKFKNNAGIIGAAMYASKRLKD, via the coding sequence ATGAAGATATTAGGAATAGATGTTGGTGGTTCAGGTATTAAGGCTGCTATTGTAAATACAAAAACAGGTGAACTACTTACAGAAAGACACAGAATTCCTACTCCAAAACCTGCAACTCCTGTGGCTGTTGCAAAGGTAATTAAAGAAATGACAGATCACTTTAATTGGACCAAAGCTGTTGGCTGTAGTTTCCCAACTACTATAGTAAAAGGAAAATGCATTCATACAGGTAATTTAAGCAAAGACTGGTTAAATGTTAAGGTAGATAAACTATTTAAAAAAGAAACGAAATTACCTTTCTTTATTAGCAATGACGCAGATTTAGCAGGTGTTGCAGAAGTAAATTTAGGCGCTGGTAAGAATGAAAAGGGAGTTACAATTGTTATTACTATAGGCACAGGAATTGGCTCTGGCTTGTTCTTTAACAAGAAGTTAATTCCTAACTTAGAATTGGGTAAACTTTTGCATTCGAATGGAGAAATTATTGAGTTTTATGCAGCAGACTCTATCAGGAAAAAAGAAGAACTAACCTTAAAAGAATGGGCACTTCGTTTTGATGAGTTATTAGAATATACTAGAGTAGTATTTTCACCAAGCTTAATAATTTTAGGCGGAGGAATTAGTAAGAAATACGAGAATTTTAAAGAATATTTAGAAACAGATGTTCCAATAAAAGTAGCTAAATTTAAAAATAATGCAGGTATTATAGGTGCAGCTATGTATGCAAGCAAAAGACTTAAAGATTAA
- a CDS encoding RNA methyltransferase: MKQITSSQNTYIKGLLKLQEKSRERKKLGLFIIEGLREINLALKANYTFRTVLFCIDLIQKTAVDTLIDSSTEVIEISKEVYEKLAYRNSTEGIIAVANAKSFSLGEISFSNKNPLILIAESLEKPGNVGALLRTADAANVDAVIIANPKSDLYNSNIIRSSVGCVFTNQIAVGTSEEIITFLKENKISIYAATLQNSNKYHLEDYKKPSAIVVGTEATGLSEIWRDKATQNINIPMQGKIDSMNVSVAAAIVIFEAKRQREFK, encoded by the coding sequence ATGAAACAGATTACAAGTTCACAAAACACTTACATAAAAGGACTGTTAAAACTTCAAGAAAAATCTAGAGAAAGAAAAAAGCTAGGTTTATTTATTATTGAAGGTTTACGTGAAATTAACTTAGCACTAAAAGCCAATTATACTTTTAGAACGGTATTGTTTTGTATTGATTTAATACAAAAAACAGCTGTTGATACTTTAATTGATAGCAGCACTGAAGTGATTGAAATATCGAAAGAAGTTTACGAGAAATTAGCATATAGAAATTCTACAGAAGGCATTATTGCTGTAGCTAACGCAAAAAGCTTTTCGCTTGGAGAAATTAGCTTTTCAAATAAAAATCCTTTAATTTTAATTGCTGAAAGTTTAGAAAAACCTGGAAATGTTGGTGCTTTATTAAGAACTGCAGATGCTGCTAATGTAGATGCTGTAATTATTGCAAATCCAAAATCTGATTTATATAATTCAAATATTATAAGATCTAGTGTGGGTTGTGTGTTTACCAACCAGATTGCTGTTGGTACATCAGAAGAAATTATTACCTTTCTAAAAGAAAATAAGATTTCTATCTATGCAGCAACATTGCAAAACTCTAATAAATATCATTTAGAAGATTATAAAAAACCTTCTGCAATAGTTGTGGGTACAGAAGCTACTGGTTTATCTGAGATTTGGAGAGATAAAGCTACACAAAACATTAATATACCAATGCAAGGTAAAATAGATTCTATGAATGTTTCTGTTGCTGCTGCAATTGTTATTTTTGAGGCTAAAAGACAAAGAGAATTTAAATAA
- a CDS encoding amidohydrolase family protein, with translation MKKIIYSLLVFFCIGNMIAQQTPADKQSTAISIEGATAHLGNGEVIENSLIMFNEGKITFVGSAMMRIARMGTVINAKGKHIYPGFIAANASLGLAEIDAVKASVDVDEIGINNPHIRSLIAYNAESKVVESMRPNGVLMAQITPRGGSISGTSSIVQLDAWNWEDAAIKVDDAIHMNWPSSFTRGRWWLGEDPALKPDTRYGKNTDDIAMYFANAKNYLAGQKPTINLPFEAMKGLFDGSQRLFIHVNGQKEITDAITIAKNAGVKSIALVHAEGAESVTDLLVQNNIGVVLERPHRNPNSEDDAYDYTYTIAKTLMDKGITVAVGMEGQMERMNTRNLPFYAGTFAAHGLNKEDALKMITSNSAKILGISDMVGTLEVGKDATLFISEGDALDMRTNILSKAFIQGRDISLETHQTELWKRYSNKYKSE, from the coding sequence ATGAAAAAAATAATATATAGTCTATTAGTATTTTTCTGCATAGGAAATATGATAGCACAACAAACACCTGCAGACAAACAGAGCACTGCCATTTCAATTGAAGGTGCAACTGCCCATTTAGGAAATGGAGAAGTAATTGAAAACTCATTAATTATGTTTAATGAAGGTAAAATTACTTTTGTAGGTTCTGCAATGATGAGAATTGCAAGAATGGGAACTGTTATAAACGCAAAAGGAAAGCATATTTATCCAGGCTTTATCGCTGCAAATGCATCTTTAGGTTTAGCAGAAATTGATGCAGTAAAAGCCAGTGTAGATGTAGATGAAATTGGTATAAACAATCCTCATATTAGAAGTTTAATTGCTTACAATGCTGAGAGTAAAGTTGTAGAATCTATGAGACCAAATGGAGTTTTAATGGCTCAAATTACACCAAGAGGTGGTTCAATTTCTGGTACGTCATCAATAGTGCAATTAGATGCTTGGAATTGGGAAGATGCAGCTATCAAGGTAGATGATGCTATCCATATGAATTGGCCAAGTAGCTTTACAAGAGGTAGATGGTGGTTAGGAGAAGATCCTGCTTTAAAACCAGATACAAGATATGGTAAAAACACAGATGATATTGCAATGTATTTTGCCAATGCTAAAAATTATTTAGCTGGACAAAAACCAACAATCAACTTACCTTTTGAAGCAATGAAAGGCTTGTTTGATGGTTCTCAAAGATTATTTATTCATGTAAATGGTCAGAAAGAAATTACAGACGCAATTACTATTGCTAAAAATGCTGGAGTTAAAAGTATAGCTTTAGTACATGCTGAAGGCGCAGAAAGTGTTACGGATCTTTTAGTGCAAAATAATATTGGCGTTGTTTTAGAAAGACCTCATAGAAATCCAAACTCTGAAGATGATGCTTACGATTATACCTATACTATTGCAAAAACTTTAATGGATAAAGGAATTACTGTAGCTGTTGGTATGGAAGGGCAAATGGAAAGAATGAATACTAGAAATTTACCTTTTTATGCGGGTACATTTGCTGCTCATGGTTTAAATAAAGAAGATGCATTAAAAATGATAACCTCTAACAGTGCCAAAATATTAGGAATTTCTGATATGGTTGGTACATTAGAAGTTGGTAAAGATGCTACCCTATTTATTTCTGAAGGCGATGCTTTAGATATGAGAACTAACATTTTATCTAAAGCCTTTATTCAAGGAAGAGATATTAGTTTAGAAACACATCAAACTGAATTATGGAAACGTTATTCTAACAAATACAAATCAGAATAA
- a CDS encoding amidohydrolase family protein, which translates to MRKLILLLFFFTLHVSHAQEYFPTDSGVKTTKNTAFAFTNATIYVTPTEVLKNATLLIKDGKVDAVGKSVKIPEGTITTDLEGKTIYPSFIDAYSGFGISKPKRATSRTRGTQYDASREGYYWNDHIRPDTNPISDFKFDSKKAKELINAGFGVVNTHMQDGIIRGNGLLIALNPNASDAYRILDTKSGQYFSFQKSVQSRQAYPSSRMGAMALLRQTYLDADWYAKGNMKNKDMALEALNANKGLTQIFETGNHLDALRADKVGDEIGVQFTIVGSGDEYERVADIKATNANFIIPINFSSAYDVSNPLLAQQISLRDMRKWNQEPSNLSVLSKNGVNFALTTHELKSVKSFHKNLQKAIKYGFDETKALAALTTVPATILGNSSIGNLKTGSYANFIITSGNVFDSSTKIFENWVQGAKNVITDMNVKDITGDYMLSVNNQNYQLSITGSGAKQKGSIKQGDKKIKSKFSFKDDWVSITLNEDSGYTRMLGKVINNSNVMQGTAFDTQGNETTWSASKKVANSKGGPKKKNETDNSAPMVMPVSYPNIGFGNYVQPEQQTILIKNVTVWTSEDAGILENTDVLLKDGKIAEIGQGLKARRAFEIDGTGKHLTAGIVDEHSHIAASSINEGAQNSSAEVTIEDVVDPTDINIYRNISGGTTTAQILHGSANPIGGRSAIIKLKWGENAENMIYEDTPKFIKFALGENVKQSRSSNGTRFPQTRMGVEQMITDYFTRAKEYDALKKSGQPYRKDLEMETLAEILNKERFISCHSYVQSEINMLMKVADKFDFNINTFTHILEGYKVADKMAEHGVGGSTFSDWWAYKYEVNDAIPYNAAIMHNAGVTVAINSDDREMSRRLNQEAAKTVKYGGMSELEAWKTVTINPAKLLHIDHKVGSIKEGKDADVVLWSNHPMSIYAKVEKTIIDGKVFFDRAEDAKKRLAIKEEKSKLINMMLNEKMNGGKTKVPMKRGDINFHCDTLEELKN; encoded by the coding sequence ATGAGAAAACTAATCTTATTACTCTTTTTCTTTACGCTGCATGTATCTCATGCACAGGAATATTTTCCTACAGATTCTGGAGTAAAAACAACCAAAAACACGGCATTTGCTTTTACAAATGCAACTATTTATGTTACACCAACAGAGGTTTTAAAAAATGCAACATTGCTTATTAAAGATGGCAAAGTAGATGCTGTTGGTAAATCTGTTAAGATTCCTGAAGGAACAATAACAACAGATTTAGAAGGTAAAACAATATACCCGTCATTTATAGACGCCTATTCAGGTTTTGGTATTAGTAAACCTAAAAGAGCTACAAGCAGAACTAGAGGTACACAATATGATGCTTCTAGGGAAGGATATTATTGGAATGATCACATTAGACCAGACACCAACCCTATTTCTGATTTTAAATTCGATTCTAAAAAAGCTAAAGAATTAATTAATGCTGGGTTTGGAGTTGTAAATACGCACATGCAAGATGGTATTATTAGAGGAAATGGTTTATTAATTGCTCTAAATCCGAATGCATCAGATGCTTACAGAATTCTAGATACAAAATCTGGACAGTACTTTTCATTTCAAAAAAGTGTGCAATCAAGACAAGCTTATCCAAGTTCAAGAATGGGTGCAATGGCTTTATTACGTCAAACTTATTTAGATGCAGATTGGTATGCTAAAGGTAATATGAAGAATAAAGACATGGCTTTAGAGGCTTTAAACGCTAATAAAGGTTTAACTCAAATTTTTGAAACGGGAAATCATTTAGATGCTTTAAGAGCTGATAAAGTTGGCGATGAAATTGGAGTTCAATTTACCATTGTTGGTTCTGGAGATGAATATGAAAGAGTTGCTGATATTAAAGCAACCAATGCCAATTTTATTATTCCTATTAATTTTAGCAGTGCTTACGATGTTTCTAATCCACTTTTAGCGCAACAAATTTCTTTAAGAGATATGCGTAAATGGAATCAAGAGCCATCGAATTTAAGTGTACTTTCTAAAAATGGAGTAAATTTTGCTTTAACTACGCATGAATTAAAATCAGTTAAATCATTCCATAAAAACTTACAGAAGGCCATTAAATATGGTTTTGATGAAACTAAAGCACTAGCTGCATTAACTACAGTACCTGCAACTATTTTAGGAAATTCTTCTATTGGTAATTTAAAAACAGGTAGTTATGCAAATTTTATAATTACTTCTGGTAATGTTTTTGATTCAAGTACCAAAATTTTTGAAAATTGGGTACAAGGAGCCAAAAATGTAATTACTGATATGAATGTAAAAGATATTACTGGCGATTATATGTTGTCTGTAAATAATCAAAATTATCAGTTATCTATTACAGGTTCTGGAGCAAAACAAAAGGGTTCAATTAAGCAAGGAGATAAAAAGATTAAATCTAAATTTTCTTTTAAAGATGATTGGGTTTCTATTACATTAAATGAAGATTCAGGTTACACTAGAATGCTTGGTAAAGTCATCAACAATTCTAATGTAATGCAAGGAACTGCTTTTGATACCCAAGGAAATGAAACAACTTGGTCCGCGAGTAAAAAAGTAGCTAATTCAAAAGGTGGTCCTAAAAAGAAAAACGAGACAGATAATAGTGCTCCTATGGTTATGCCTGTAAGTTATCCTAACATTGGTTTTGGTAATTATGTTCAACCTGAACAACAAACAATTTTAATTAAAAACGTAACAGTTTGGACAAGTGAAGATGCAGGAATCCTAGAAAATACAGATGTTTTACTAAAAGATGGTAAAATTGCTGAAATTGGACAAGGATTAAAAGCAAGGAGAGCTTTTGAAATAGATGGTACAGGTAAACATTTAACTGCGGGTATTGTAGATGAACACTCACATATTGCTGCATCATCTATTAATGAAGGAGCTCAAAACTCATCAGCAGAAGTTACTATTGAAGATGTAGTAGATCCTACAGATATTAATATTTACAGAAATATTTCTGGAGGTACAACAACTGCACAAATATTACATGGTTCTGCAAATCCTATTGGAGGTCGTTCAGCGATTATCAAACTAAAATGGGGAGAAAATGCAGAAAACATGATTTATGAAGACACTCCAAAATTCATCAAATTTGCTTTAGGTGAAAATGTAAAACAATCTAGAAGTAGCAATGGAACTCGTTTTCCACAAACTAGAATGGGTGTAGAACAAATGATTACAGATTATTTTACTAGAGCAAAGGAATACGATGCTTTAAAGAAAAGTGGTCAACCTTATAGAAAGGATTTAGAAATGGAAACATTGGCTGAAATCTTAAATAAAGAACGTTTTATTTCTTGTCACTCTTATGTGCAATCTGAGATTAATATGTTAATGAAAGTTGCAGATAAGTTCGATTTTAACATCAATACATTTACACATATTTTAGAAGGTTATAAAGTTGCTGATAAAATGGCTGAACATGGTGTTGGAGGTTCTACCTTTTCTGACTGGTGGGCTTACAAGTACGAAGTTAATGATGCAATACCTTACAATGCTGCAATAATGCATAATGCTGGTGTTACTGTCGCTATTAATTCAGATGATAGAGAAATGTCTAGACGTTTAAACCAAGAAGCTGCTAAAACAGTAAAATATGGTGGAATGTCTGAATTAGAAGCTTGGAAAACTGTAACTATTAATCCTGCTAAACTTTTACATATCGATCACAAAGTGGGTAGTATTAAAGAAGGTAAAGATGCAGATGTTGTGTTATGGAGCAATCACCCAATGTCTATTTATGCTAAAGTAGAAAAAACAATTATTGATGGTAAAGTATTTTTTGATAGAGCCGAAGACGCTAAAAAGCGTTTAGCAATTAAAGAAGAAAAAAGTAAACTTATCAATATGATGTTGAACGAAAAGATGAATGGTGGTAAAACAAAAGTACCAATGAAAAGAGGAGATATCAACTTTCACTGTGATACTTTAGAAGAACTTAAAAACTAA
- a CDS encoding DUF3810 domain-containing protein produces MKWNKNYIFLALLLPVQMLLMHLAENNPAVIEKYYSNGMYPYISILLRRLFGWIPYSVGDVFLAIFVLLFLRSLYLLIKTKFKNFLIKTTNFVAFLSILYFCFYLFWGLNYYREPLAKNLGYQQKKYTTEQLQKSTEYIISQLNNYHLKITKNDTIQVKSPYSTEDLYKISLKGYKNLENDFPQLKYKVPSIKSSLMSTLQSYNGTSGYLNPLTGEAQVNDRISKTSFPTTACHEIAHQIGFAAENEANFVGFLAANYNDDIYFKYASYRMAFGYSISEIRKRNPELSAQLWRTVNKGVIKDFNASYGFWQQYKNPFEPLLKKGYNAYLKANKQAKGTDSYNYVVDLLISYLEDSKQI; encoded by the coding sequence ATGAAATGGAATAAAAATTATATTTTTCTTGCTTTATTATTGCCTGTACAGATGCTTTTAATGCATTTGGCAGAAAATAATCCTGCAGTAATTGAAAAATATTATTCTAATGGAATGTATCCTTACATCTCCATTTTACTTAGAAGATTATTTGGATGGATACCTTATTCAGTTGGGGACGTTTTTCTGGCTATTTTCGTTCTTCTTTTTTTGCGTTCTTTATATTTACTAATTAAGACGAAATTTAAAAATTTTCTAATTAAAACTACAAATTTTGTTGCTTTTTTATCAATACTATATTTCTGTTTTTACTTGTTCTGGGGCTTAAATTATTACAGAGAACCTTTGGCAAAAAACTTGGGTTATCAACAAAAAAAATACACTACAGAACAATTACAAAAAAGTACAGAATACATTATTTCTCAGCTTAATAACTATCATTTAAAAATCACAAAGAATGATACCATACAAGTTAAAAGCCCTTATAGCACAGAAGATTTGTATAAAATTTCTTTAAAAGGCTATAAAAACTTAGAGAACGATTTTCCTCAATTAAAATATAAGGTGCCTTCTATTAAAAGTTCATTAATGAGTACTCTACAAAGTTACAATGGAACATCTGGTTACTTAAATCCGTTAACAGGAGAAGCGCAAGTAAATGATAGAATTTCAAAAACAAGTTTTCCAACAACAGCCTGTCATGAAATTGCACATCAAATAGGTTTTGCTGCCGAAAATGAAGCAAATTTTGTAGGTTTTTTAGCGGCTAATTATAATGACGATATTTATTTTAAATACGCCAGTTATAGAATGGCATTTGGCTACAGCATTTCTGAAATAAGAAAAAGAAATCCTGAACTTTCTGCACAACTTTGGAGAACTGTTAATAAAGGAGTGATTAAAGATTTTAACGCCAGCTATGGATTTTGGCAACAATATAAAAATCCTTTTGAGCCCTTGTTAAAAAAAGGATACAATGCTTATTTGAAAGCCAACAAACAAGCTAAAGGAACAGATTCTTACAATTATGTTGTAGACCTACTTATCTCTTATCTAGAGGATTCTAAGCAGATTTAA
- the dnaB gene encoding replicative DNA helicase codes for MEKTNTIAGKKIDKSRIISLEKGKIPPQAVELEEAVLGAMMIDKKGIDDVIDILHSDAFYDAKHQEIYAAIYELFQNSQPIDILTVSNLLKKNGKLEMVGGDFFLIRLTQKVASSAHIEFHARIILQKYIQRKLISISSEIIESSYDESTDVFDLLDEAEGKLFEVTQGNLKKSSEDAGSLVKQALKKIQEIGNQEGMSGLATGFTKLDALTSGWQPSDLIIIAARPGMGKTAFVISMAKNMAIDFNHAVAVFSLEMSSVQLITRMISSETGLTSEKLRKGNLEPHEWEQLNVKVKRLSDAPIFIDDTPSLSIFDLRAKARRLVSQHNVRIIVIDYLQLMTAGGNGKGGGNREQEISTISRNLKALAKELSVPVIALSQLSRAVETRGGSKRPLLSDLRESGAIEQDADIVSFIFRPEYYGMTEWDDDEHTPCEGQGEFIVAKHRNGGLDNIRLKFTGHLAKFSDLEEGFSSEFQSSMNADFPDEFSVNQRIEPKDAFGSDDDDVPF; via the coding sequence ATGGAAAAAACGAATACGATAGCAGGAAAAAAGATTGATAAATCCAGAATTATTAGTCTTGAAAAAGGTAAAATTCCACCACAGGCAGTAGAGTTAGAAGAAGCTGTGCTAGGTGCAATGATGATTGATAAAAAGGGAATAGATGATGTAATTGACATTTTACATTCAGACGCTTTTTACGATGCGAAACATCAAGAAATTTATGCTGCTATTTATGAATTGTTTCAAAATTCACAACCTATAGATATTTTAACAGTTTCTAACTTGTTGAAAAAGAATGGAAAATTAGAAATGGTTGGTGGCGATTTTTTCTTGATTCGTTTAACGCAAAAAGTAGCATCATCTGCACACATAGAATTTCATGCTAGAATCATTCTTCAGAAATATATCCAGCGTAAATTAATATCAATATCATCAGAAATAATAGAAAGTTCTTATGATGAATCTACAGATGTTTTTGATTTATTAGATGAAGCAGAAGGGAAATTGTTTGAAGTTACTCAAGGAAACCTTAAAAAGAGTTCAGAAGATGCAGGTTCACTTGTAAAACAGGCCTTAAAAAAGATTCAAGAAATTGGTAATCAAGAAGGAATGTCTGGTTTAGCTACTGGTTTTACAAAGCTAGATGCTTTAACTTCTGGTTGGCAACCCTCAGATTTAATTATTATTGCTGCTAGACCAGGTATGGGTAAAACAGCATTTGTAATTTCTATGGCAAAAAATATGGCCATTGATTTTAATCATGCAGTTGCTGTATTTTCATTAGAGATGTCATCTGTTCAGTTAATAACAAGGATGATTTCTTCAGAAACAGGATTAACATCAGAAAAATTAAGAAAAGGAAATTTAGAGCCTCATGAATGGGAGCAGTTAAATGTTAAAGTAAAACGTTTGTCTGATGCTCCAATTTTTATAGATGATACACCATCATTATCAATTTTTGATTTACGTGCAAAGGCAAGACGTTTAGTTTCTCAACATAATGTCAGAATTATTGTAATTGATTATTTACAATTAATGACAGCAGGAGGAAATGGAAAAGGTGGTGGAAATCGTGAACAAGAAATCTCTACAATTTCTAGAAACTTAAAAGCCTTAGCAAAAGAATTATCTGTACCAGTAATTGCACTTTCGCAATTGTCTAGGGCAGTAGAAACACGTGGAGGATCTAAAAGACCTTTACTTTCAGATTTACGTGAATCTGGAGCCATTGAGCAAGATGCAGATATTGTGAGTTTTATTTTTAGACCAGAATATTATGGAATGACAGAATGGGATGATGATGAACATACACCTTGTGAAGGTCAAGGAGAATTTATTGTTGCCAAACATAGAAATGGTGGTTTAGATAATATTCGTTTAAAGTTTACAGGACACTTAGCTAAATTCTCAGATTTAGAAGAAGGCTTTAGTTCTGAGTTCCAGTCTTCAATGAATGCAGATTTTCCAGATGAATTTTCTGTAAATCAAAGAATAGAACCAAAAGATGCTTTTGGTAGTGATGATGATGACGTACCTTTTTAA
- a CDS encoding transketolase produces MPTIQELQDFTQQVRRDILRMVHKVNSGHPGGSLGCAEFFTCLYQEVMDYSTDFTMDGKNEDLFFLSNGHISPVYYSVLAHSGFFPVDELNTFRLIDSRLQGHPTTHEGLEGIRIASGSLGQGLSVAIGAAEAKKLNNDDKLIYSLHGDGELQEGQNWEAIMYASAKKVDNLIATIDLNGKQIDGATDDVLPMGSIKAKFEAFGWDVIEVKEGNDIEAILAGLAEAKSLTGKGKPICILLETMMGNGVDFMMHTHAWHGKAPNDEQLESALNQNPVTLGDY; encoded by the coding sequence ATGCCAACAATACAAGAATTACAAGATTTTACGCAACAAGTTCGTAGAGATATTTTAAGAATGGTACACAAAGTAAACTCTGGGCATCCAGGAGGTTCTTTAGGCTGTGCTGAGTTTTTTACTTGTTTGTATCAAGAAGTAATGGATTACTCTACAGACTTTACTATGGATGGTAAAAATGAAGATTTATTTTTCCTTTCAAATGGTCATATTTCTCCAGTTTATTACAGTGTTTTGGCTCACAGTGGTTTTTTTCCAGTAGATGAATTAAACACATTTAGATTAATAGATTCACGTTTACAAGGGCATCCTACAACTCATGAAGGCCTAGAAGGTATTAGAATTGCTTCTGGTTCTTTAGGTCAAGGACTATCTGTTGCAATTGGTGCAGCAGAAGCTAAAAAGTTAAACAATGATGATAAATTAATTTACTCTTTACATGGTGATGGAGAATTGCAAGAAGGTCAAAACTGGGAAGCAATTATGTATGCATCAGCTAAAAAAGTAGATAATTTAATTGCTACAATCGATTTGAATGGAAAGCAAATTGATGGTGCTACAGATGATGTTTTACCAATGGGAAGCATCAAAGCAAAATTTGAAGCTTTTGGTTGGGATGTGATAGAAGTTAAAGAAGGTAATGACATTGAAGCAATTTTAGCAGGATTAGCTGAAGCAAAATCATTAACGGGTAAAGGAAAACCAATTTGTATTCTTTTAGAAACAATGATGGGTAATGGAGTTGATTTTATGATGCACACTCATGCATGGCATGGTAAAGCACCAAATGATGAGCAATTAGAAAGTGCTTTGAATCAAAATCCTGTTACTTTAGGAGATTATTAA